Part of the Brevibacillus brevis genome is shown below.
AAACGAGAGAATTTTGCCCAGTTCTCCATCCTCCACGATCTTGCGTGCCAGCTGATGGGCGGCGACCAACCGCTGATTGTGATCGATCATCAGCACAGTACCTGCTTCTGCGGCCGCTGCTACGATACTCTTCGCTCCTTCCAGCGTCGTCGCAATCGGCTTCTCGCACAGGACGTGCTTGCCCGCCCGCAGCGCCCGTGTCGTAATGATCTGGTGCATTTCATTGGTCGAGCAGTCGCTGATGGCATCTACCTCGGGATGATCGACGATCTCCTCCCAGCTCGCCGCCACCTGGCCGCCGAAGCGCTCGGCCAGCCGTTTCGCCCGGTCCGGATTGGGGTCGTAGACGTGGGTCAGTGTCACATGCGGATTGTCGGCGTACTCCGGTGCATGACGCTGGTTTGCGATCGAGCCGCAGCCGATGATTCCCACCCTGATTGTCATGGTCATACCTCCAGTATGCGTGCCTATTGCTGTTCCTTCTTTTGCAACAGGACCGCGATAATGATGATCAGCCCTTTCACCAGGCCTTGCAAATACGGGGAAATATTCATCAGGTTCAGCATGTTGTTCAGCACACCGAGGATCAACACGCCGAAAAACGTCCCGACTACCTTTCCCCGTCCTCCCGACATCCGCGTCCCGCCGATGATGACAGCGGCGATCGCGTCGAGCTCGTAGGAAAGCCCTGAGCTGGCCGAGGAAATCGAGTTCAGGCGCGACGACTCGACGACCGCCGCCAATGCAACGAACGTGCTGCACAGCATGTACACGCCCATTTTGACGCCATTTACGCGGATCGTCGACAATAGCGCTGCCTTCTCGTTGCTTCCAATGGCATACACGTAGCGGCCAAAGCGGGTCTTGTGCATGAGAACGTACACAAGCAGCGTCATGGCGAGAAAGATATAAACCGGTACCGAAAGCCCCAGCCACTCCGTGTTGGCGATGGCGGTGTACGCTTCAGCTTTCCCCGACAAGCTGCCGCCTTCTGCGAAGTAGAGCACGATCGATCTCGCGGATGCCATCATTCCCAGCGTGGCGATGAAGGAGGGAATCTTCCCCCTCGTCACCATGAGGCCATTCAGAGCGCCCACACCGGCTCCGGCGAGCAATGCCGCCAAAAGGGCCAGAAGCACGCTTTGCGTCGCATTGAGGACACTGACAGAGAGGGCGCCCAGAAGCGCGAGCACCGCACCTACCGACAAATCGATCCCCCCGGATAGCATCACGACCGTCATGCCCAGCGAAATGATCCCGATGATCGAAACCTGCCGCAAAATATTCGCGAAATTATCCAGGCTTGCGAAATGGCTGTTCACGAGAGAGGCGATCAGAAATATCGCCACGAAAGCGACGACGACGCTGTACTCCGACCAGACCGCATGTCCGCGCGCTCTCCACGAGGCAACACCCGTTTCCTTGGCTGTCGGTGGCGTGTTTATCATACGGCTTGATCCTCCTTTTTTCTGAATCCGTTTGTATCAACTACGTTTGTTCCACTTCCATTTTAGCTGTTCAACCATGCACCGGATTCGCTACAGCGTTTCTTGCGCCTGTCGCATAGAGCATGATCGACTCTTCGTTCATCTGCTGGCGCAACAGCGTCGCAGCGATTTCCCCCTGGTACATCACCATGACCCGGTCGCACAGCCGCAAGATTTCCGGCAGCTCCGAAGACAGGACGATGATCGCCTTCCCTTGACTCGCCAGTTCCCCGATGAGCTGATAGATTTCGCTCTTGGCCCCCACATCGATGCCTTGCGTCGGATTGTCGAAAATCAGGATGTCCGGGTCGGCCTGGAGCCATTTCGCCAGCACGACCTTTTGCTGGTTCCCTCCGCTCAAACTGACGATGGGGGCGTACGGATCTACCGC
Proteins encoded:
- a CDS encoding ABC transporter permease, giving the protein MINTPPTAKETGVASWRARGHAVWSEYSVVVAFVAIFLIASLVNSHFASLDNFANILRQVSIIGIISLGMTVVMLSGGIDLSVGAVLALLGALSVSVLNATQSVLLALLAALLAGAGVGALNGLMVTRGKIPSFIATLGMMASARSIVLYFAEGGSLSGKAEAYTAIANTEWLGLSVPVYIFLAMTLLVYVLMHKTRFGRYVYAIGSNEKAALLSTIRVNGVKMGVYMLCSTFVALAAVVESSRLNSISSASSGLSYELDAIAAVIIGGTRMSGGRGKVVGTFFGVLILGVLNNMLNLMNISPYLQGLVKGLIIIIAVLLQKKEQQ